In the Passer domesticus isolate bPasDom1 chromosome 4, bPasDom1.hap1, whole genome shotgun sequence genome, one interval contains:
- the TIGD4 gene encoding tigger transposable element-derived protein 4, which produces MSMVAAMATSAGTAREAAPALPGAVPGRPGRRRGESRSGRDGAWPAVGADERAWETLLGAMAEAVPEPTVRRKKSITIEEKIDIISAVESGKKKADIAAKYGIKRNSLSSIMKNKEKVLEAFETLRFDPKRKRLRTAFYADLEEALMKWYRIAQCLKVPVNGPMLRLKANDFAQKLGHSDFKCSNGWLDRFKSRYGLVFRAQPVEAAATPAVGAPALWYQNVLPCYLNDYQPKNVFYIQETGLLYQMLPHNTFTFKGETFSVGKQSEESITVVVGTNMDGSEKLPLLIIGKSKSPCSFKDVKSLPVDYEANDRACMTSGIFEQWMHKLDHRFQAQQRRVVILVDSLPAHTEVKHLKSVKLVFFPPDSSSCIAVKERIIKSLKVKYRHCLIKRFVDCIESNKEFMLTLLDAIEMLCLCWREVTPETIAKIYDGVTFKLETETNDNDSEVESDFDLIAHARAAGLEFPEGLSSEEYAALDDGLVTYEVPTHNEKMCDKESASDKAETFVGDEDKDEGDRLQGAEQLLPSKNEALSALDTLRKFLRTQDTDDSLYDSLADLENFIQHVACE; this is translated from the coding sequence ATGTCTATGGTCGCAGCCATGGCAACCAGCGCCGGCACCGCCCgggaggctgctccagccctgccggGTGCCGTGCCCGGGAGGCCGGGCCGCCGGCGGGGAGAGAGCCGGAGCGGCAGAGACGGAGCCTGGCCGGCTGTGGGCGCGGATGAGCGCGCCTGGGAGACGCTGCTCGGTGCCATGGCAGAGGCTGTGCCCGAACCCAcagtgaggaggaaaaaaagcataaCTATCGAGGAGAAAATCGACATCATAAGCGCTGTGGAGAGCGGCAAGAAAAAGGCGGACATTGCAGCCAAGTATGGCATCAAGAGGAACTCTCTGTCTTCGATTatgaagaataaagaaaaagttTTGGAAGCCTTTGAAACTTTGCGGTTTGATCCTAAAAGGAAAAGACTGAGGACTGCTTTTTATGCCGACCTGGAGGAGGCACTGATGAAGTGGTACAGAATTGCACAGTGCTTGAAGGTGCCGGTCAATGGCCCTATGTTGCGCCTCAAGGCGAATGATTTCGCCCAGAAGCTTGGACACAGTGATTTTAAATGCAGCAATGGCTGGCTCGATCGTTTCAAGTCGAGGTACGGTTTGGTTTTCAGAGCCCAGCCTGTAGAAGCAGCTGCTACTCCTGCAGTGGGTGCTCCAGCTCTTTGGTACCAAAACGTGCTTCCTTGTTATTTAAATGATTATCAGccaaaaaatgtgttttacatACAGGAGACTGGGTTGTTGTATCAGATGTTACCACATAACACGTTTACATTTAAAGGGGAAACTTTTTCTGTAGGAAAACAAAGCGAAGAGAGCATCACTGTAGTGGTGGGTACAAATATGGATGGCTCTGAGAAACTCCCACTGCTCATTATAGGAAAAAGCAAAAGTCCATGCTCTTTCAAAGATGTGAAATCGCTGCCAGTGGATTATGAAGCAAATGATAGGGCGTGCATGACTTCAGGGATCTTTGAACAGTGGATGCATAAACTCGATCACAGATTTCAAGCACAGCAGCGCCGAGTGGTTATTCTTGTTGATTCTCTCCCAGCTCACACAGAAGTAAAGCACCTGAAGTCTGTCAAATTAGTGTTCTTTCCTCCAGACTCCTCTTCATGTATAGCTGTGAAAGAAAGGATTATCAAAAGTCTGAAGGTAAAATACAGGCACTGTCTTATCAAGAGATTTGTTGACTGTATAGAAAGTAATAAAGAGTTTATGCTGACCCTTCTTGATGCAATTGAgatgctgtgcctgtgctggagGGAAGTAACACCAGAGACTATTGCAAAAATTTACGATGGAGTAACTTTCAAATTAGAAACTGAGACAAATGATAATGACAGTGAGGTTGAAAGTGATTTTGATTTGATTGCACATGCACGGGCAGCTGGACTAGAGTTTCCAGAAGGTTTGTCTTCAGAAGAATATGCAGCTCTAGATGATGGCTTGGTAACTTACGAAGTGCCCACACATAATGAAAAGATGTGTGACAAAGAAAGTGCATCAGATAAAGCTGAGACATTTGTTGGTGATGAAGATAAGGATGAAGGTGATCGACTTCAGGGAGCTGAACAGCTTTTACCATCCAAAAATGAGGCTTTGAGTGCTTTAGATACCCTCCGAAAGTTCCTCAGAACTCAGGACACAGATGATTCTCTTTATGATTCCCTAGCTGACTTGGAGAACTTTATTCAACATGTAGCAtgtgaataa